CCTCCTGCGATATGCCGTCGCTATTTCATCAATTGATGACGGCTATTGGACCAACACCCCGTCTTCGCTCTTAAATGAGTGGCGCACACCCAGCGAATCGAGGCCGCATTCATGACTGCGAAACCCCACCACGTCGTCATCGTCGGAGCCGGCTTTGGCGGGCTTGAGACGACCTATCGGCTCGCAGGCAGCCCGGTCGAGATCACGCTGATCGACCGCCGCAACCATCATCTGTTTCAGCCGCTGCTCTATCAGGTTGCGACCGCTTCGCTTGCGACCAGCGATATCGCCTGGCCGGTCCGCCACCTCATGCGGGCGCGGCGGGAAGTGACGACGCTGTTTGCGACCGTGAGCGGCGTCGATGCCGAGCGGCGCGCCGTGCTGCTCGATGATGGCAGCGAAGTTCCTTACGACACGCTGGTGCTCGCAACCGGCGTCCGCCACGCCTATTTCGGCCACGACGAATGGGAGCAGTTCGCGCCGGGCCTGAAGACGCTGGAGGACGCGACCACATTGCGCCGTCATATCCTGGTAGCCTTCGAGCGCGCCGAGCGTGAGACCGATCCGGCGCGCCGCGCAGCGCGGCTGACCTTCGTCATCATCGGCGCCGGTCCGACCGGCGTCGAACTTGCCGGCACCATCGCCGAGATGGCGCATCACACGCTGCCGGGCGATTTTCGCAACATCGACACGCGCAAGGCGCGCGTCGTGCTGATCGAGGCGGGACCGCGGGTGCTCGCCGGCTTTGCCGACGATCTCTCGGCCTATGCGCGGGCTTCGCTGGAGAAGATCGGCGTCGAGGTCGTGCTGGGCCAGCCCGTCACCGAGGTCGACCGCGACGGCGTCGTCTATGGCGGGAAGCGGCTCAACGCGAAAACCAAGATCTGGGCCGCGGGCGTGCGTGCCTCGCCAGCTGCCGAATGGCTGAATGCGCCGGCCGATCGCGCCGGCCGCGTCGAGGTCGCGGATGATCTGACCGTGCCCGGCCACCCGGATGTCTTCGCCATCGGCGACACCGTCACGATTCCCGCGTGGGACGGCAAGCCCGTGCCAGGCATCGCGCCGGCGGCCAAGCAGCAGGGGCGCTACGTTGCGAACCTCATCAAGGCACGGCTGCGCGGCGAGAAGCTCGGCCCGTTCCGCTACACGCACGCCGGCAGCCTCGCACAGATCGGCAAGCGCCTCGCGGTGATCGATTTTGGTCGCGTAAAACTGCGCGGCGCGATCGCGTGGTGGATCTGGGGCATCGCCCACATCTACTTCCTGATCGGCCTGCGCCACCGCCTCGCCGTGGCGCTCACTTGGCTCTGGATCTACGTCCGCGACCAGCGCGCCGCACGGCTGATCACGCAAGGCAGCAGCAAGGTGGTGGGGTAGAATGCCTAGTACTTTAGGACTGTCACTGTTCCGTCGCCGATGACTTACGGTGTCGGTCGAACGGTTTTTCCTCTTGGCCGTTCTGAGTACGAGGTTCTGGATCTTTTCTTCCGGCTTCTCCCTGCCGGGACCTCGAGCCTTCTTGGCCGCCCCGGTTGGGCGGCCTCTTTATGTCCTGTCTAAAGCACAAGTGCGAAGCGGCTTTGCCTCGCGACAAACGCGGAACGCGCTTGCTCGGAGATCATGCGCAAACAACAACCTAAAGCGCGATGACGATTCATCCTGATCTCATCGCGCTTTATGCCCTGCCTTTGATCTCATAGTGACCCGGCACGCATTTATAGCGCTCGATCTGCCAGTTTGAATGGTAGATCGGATGCTCACCCATCCACTTCGCAAGTGGTGCTTGCGCACCCTTCATGCATTCTTGAAACGTGATCTCCGGCGTCATGTTGCTGTCGGTAACGATTTCCTCGACGCAACTGCCCGCAGCGACGCCCCCGAGGTGGCAGAGAACGGCAACGACCGTCACGAACATGCGTCGCCCCCTTCCCTATGGCAGCTTCGCGGCAGCGAACTCCGCAATTGGGCGCCGACCACCGATACGATGCGGGTTGCGACGCCGTTCTCGAACACGATGAATTCTCTATGCATGTCTCAGCCTCTGTCCTCACCGAGGAGATCCATCGTACAGAGGGTCGTCGATCTGTCATCTTACTTTGGTCCTATTGCGCCCATCACGTTGGCGCCCTGCGTGCGACCGACGCGATCGCGTCGACCTCTCCCACCAAGCTAGAGGTGAGGAGATCGCGCTCGCGGCAACGCCGCGTTGCCGGCGGAATGAATGAAGGTGATCGCGGGCATCAATCTCCTTGTCAGGCCGGAGTGATGGTGACCGGCAGGCTGTCGAGCCCGCGCCGCGTGTTGTTGACGGTTCGGCTCGCCCGCGATCTCGATCATCGCGATGCGCCGCGCCAGCGCCGACAGCATCACCCCGCCTTCGCTGCGTGCGACGAGTTGGCCGACGCACATGTGCGGTCGCCGAAGCAGTTGCGCCAGGAGGCGGTCGCCGCGTCTACGGCGTCTTGCAGACGAAGTTCGCGGCGTCCTCGACGTCACCCGTGCCGGAGTAAGCAGCAAACGACGGATACGGGCAGAGCGGCCGGGTGCGGTTCGCGCTCCACGCCGCCGGGACTTCCTTGTTCGCCGGATTGATCGAGGCGACGATCCGCTCGGGCGCCTTGCCCTGCTCCACCCAGTCCGTGAGCGCGGTCAGCGCATCGAACTTGTCGAGCGTGACGCCACCGCCGCAATGCGTGCCGCCGGGCATGGTGAAGAGCCGAGCAAAATTGTTGGCGTTGCCTAGCGCATTTTTGTTCAGCCGATCGTACCAGCGGATGGTGTCGTTGACCGAGAACACCGGATCGGCCTGGCCGTGATAGATCAGCATCTTGTGCCCTGCCTTCTGCAGGTCGGCGAGCTTGGGATCGTCGACGTCGGGCGGCGTCATGAAATCCATCGCCGACTCCGTGAACATACCGTCTTTCGCAAATATCTTTGGCGCGTCCTTGTCGAAGTCGTAGGCTTTCAGCGCGTCGATCAGCTTGTCGCTGCTGCCTTCCACCGCGACGGGGGGAGTCGAGAAGATGTAGTTGAGCGACGCCGCGCCCATGGTCGCGATGATCGGAAAATTGTTCCAGGGTGCGACGGGACTCTCGACCTTCCAGGCGCGCCAATTGCCGGTACCGATGCCGCCATCGAGCGGCCAGTCCGAATAGAGCGCCTCGCCTTTCGAGTTCTTCGGCCCGGCAAGGCTGGTCTTCAGCGCGTCAACCTTGGCTTCCGAAAGGCAAGACTTGGTCTGACCGGGCGCGCAGACAAGACTCTTGAGGTCGAACGCCTTCTGGCAGGCGGCGAGATTGGAGGTGAGGCTATCCTTGGCGCCATCGAGCGCATCACAGGCCTCGGTGATGCGCGAGGCGACGAGTTGCGCGTCCTCTTTCGTGATCGACTTGCGGAGATCCTGATCGGCCTTCAGGAAGGCCTGCACGTCCCAGGCGTGCTGGACCGCGGCGCGCGGCAGATCGAAGCCGGGATTGCCGACGAGGAAGCCATCATAGTTTTCCGGCATGCGCGAGGCAGCCACCATCGCATGACGTCCGCCGTTCGAGCAGCCTGCCATGTAGGAACGATCCGGCTGGCGGCCGTAATGCAGCGCGATGATCTTCTTCGCAACCGGCGAGAGCGTCATGTCAGCGGCGTAGCCGTAATCGCGCCGCGCCTGCGGATCGAGCCCGAAGGCCGCACCGGCGGCGAGCCCAAGCGGCTTGTTCGCGGGATCGGAGCCGGAATGCCCACTGTCGGATGACAGCACTGCAAAACCACGAGCGAGCGGCACCGTGCCGCCGGAGGTCCAGCCGTCCGGTTTGTCGCCGAGCGCGGGGATGACGACGCCGTCATTGCCGCCGTTCACCTGATGCAGGAAACGGCCGTTCCACTCCGCTGGCAGCCGCAGCTCGAACTGGATGGCGTAGGACTTTCCGTCCGCGCCGGTGCGCTGGTTGGCAAGGCCGGTCACGATGCAATGCTTGGGCAGGCCGTTGTCGGCCTCCTGAAGCTTGGAAGCCACGATCTCGACACCGGAGACGGACAGCGACGCCGTGGTGACGGGCGAGCAGCCCGCACCTTCGGCGCGAACGAGCGCGGTGGATCCAAGGAGGGCAGCCAGCGCGACTGCCGATAGCAAGCCAGGCCTCACGGCGGCCTCCCTATTTGATTATGTTTTATAATTATTACGCAAAATCGATATCTTGGCAAGCGGGGCTCATGTCGTGTCCCGGACGCGGCGCGGCATGAAATGACGCGCCGCTGAGCCGGAACCCATGGAGCCGCTCACAAAAGAAATGGGCCCCGGCTCTGCAATGCAGCGCTACGCGCCGCACTGCGTCCGGGGCACGAGATTGTCCGGTGCGGTTCAGTTCACCCGGCCCAGCCAATCCATTCGGCCGACGCATCATCGTTCAGCCGCGCCATTGCGGCGGCGCGGCGGGTCAGCACGGCGCGCTGGTTGATGTAGCCCTTGTCGGTGATCTCACCGCCATCCACCGACGGCGGCTCGGCCAGCAGCAGCGCGCGCGTGGCGTGGCCGGAGGAATTCGCGCCTTGCGCTTTCAGCTTTGCGAGCCCCTGCGCGATCGCGCTTCGCACCTTGTCGTGGCCGAGCACCTCGCTCACGGCGGCCGTATCCGGCAGCCCCGCCTGCGCGCGGCAGCCTGCAACATTGGGGAACACCAGGAAGCGCACCTCGTCGCCGCCATGGCCAGTGACGACGATGTCCTGCGCCAGCGGCGCGAGCGCCGCGATGCCGGCGACGCGCAGCGTGCCGACACTGACCCAGGTGCCGGAGTTCAGCTTGAAGTCCTCCGCAACGCGGCCGTCGAAGAACAGGCCGCGCTCGGGACGCGCGCTGTCGGCCAATTTCACGGCGTCGCCGATGAGATAGAAGCCTTCTTCGTCGAAGGCCTGCTTCGTCAGATCCGGCGCCTTCCAGTAGCCGGGCGTCACGTTCGGCCCGCGCACGCGTACCTCCAGCTTGTCGCCGGAGGTGACGAGTTTCAGCTCGGTGCCGGGGACCGGCACGCCGATATTGCCGGAACGCTCGGCGAGGAAGTGGCAATCGGTCGCGAGCGGCGAGGTTTCCGTCGAGCCCCAGGCCGACACCATCGGCAACGCGCGACCGACCGTCTTGATCGAGAGCTCCTCGAGCGCATCCCAGAGATTCTGCGGGAGCGCAGCGCCGGCATAGAAGGCGAATTTGACCCCGCCGAAGAAGCGGCGTCGCAGTTCCTCATCGCTGCGCAGCGCCGCGATCAGCATGTCGAAGCCGCGCGGCACGTTGAAATAGACCGTCGGCGTCACGCTCTTGAGGTTCGCGAGCGAGGTCGCAAACAGACCCGGCGCCGGCTTGCCGCTGTCGATATAAAGCGAGCCACCGTTACGCAGGACCATGTTGAAGTTGTGATTGGCACCGAAGGTGTGACTCCAGGGCAGCCAGTCGAGAATCACGAAATCATCGCGGCTATGTTCGAGGAAGGTCCAGGTCTGTGCCTTGGCCTGCTGGTTGGACGTCAGCATGCGCTGGGTGTTGATCACCGCCTTCGGCGAGCCGGTTGACCCGGAGGTGAACAGAAATTTCGCGATCGTGTCCGGCGTGACCGCAGCGAAGGCAGTTGCGACGTCGGCAGATTCCGGCGTCGCGGCGAGCGCACGGAAGGACAACGCATTGCTGTCATCGGCGTTAGCGCTCACGATCTCCGCCTGGTGCAGTGGCCTGATGGCCGCGAGCGCCGCGGCAAACGGTTTTATGTCGCTGACATAGATCGCGCCGGGCTGAAGCAGGCCGATCATGCTCCTGAGCTTGTCGAAATCCCTGGACATCAGCGAGTAGGCCGGCGAGATCGCGGCGGAGGGCACGCCGACATGCTGCGCGGCCAGCGCGAGCAGCGCGTGATCGATGCTGTTGTCGGAGAGGATGACGAGCGGACGCTCGGTGCTCAGGCCTTCCGCGAGGATCCACGAGGCCAGCGCGCGCACCTGCCGCAAGGCTTGCGTGTAGGTGATGGTGGTCCACGGCGCATCGGCCTCGCCGCGCTCCGCCAGGAAGATCCTGTCCGGCGTTTGCCGCGCCCATTGCTCCAGCCAGTCACCGATGCAGCGCACGGCCTCGCGCAAGGGCTCGGGCGAGCGCAACAGGATGCTGCCGTCCGCGCGATGCTCCGCGGTCGTTTTGGGCGTTGCGAACAGGCTGGAGGCCTCCCCGCGTGCGGCGGCCATGCTCATGGGTCGTCCTCCCGGGCAGCGGCCTCGTCCGGGCCGCTTTGGCAATAATGTTGGGCATGGCAATTGTTGTCGTCAACAACAATCTTTGCCAGAGCCCGGCGAGGCGCTACAGTTGCGGCAACGCCGGAGAAGAGAACGTGACAGCCAGTGCAGGTCGAAATGAACTGCCAGCCCGCGGACCGCGCCAGCGGGCCGGCAATGGCGCGGCGCGTCCTGATGACGCGGACGAGGCCGGTCTCGATGCGCTGGTCGGCCACGCCGGCTATGCGGTGCGGCGCTTCCAGATCTGGATATTCCAGGATTTCATCCGCACGCTGGCTGCCGTCGACATCCGACCGACGCAATATTCGGTGATGACCGTGATCGGCGCCAATCCGGGCCTCTCCCAAATGGCGGTCGCCAAGCGCCTCGGCATCGAGCGGGCACGGCTGGTGCACCTCCTCGACGGCCTCGAACGGCGCAAGCTCGTCAGGCGGATCAAGTCGAAGACCGACCGCCGCTCCCACGCGCTGCATCTCACCGCGCAGGGCGAACTGTCGCTGGCGAAGTTCAAGCAACTCGCCGCCGAGCACGAGCGCCATGTCGAGGAGAAGATCGGCAAGGCGAACCGGGAGCGGCTGTTGCATATCCTCGCAGGCTTCACGTGATTGGCCGTTCCTGCTCAAAAGATGAGCAGATGCACGGATCCGAGCCTTACCACCGCACCGCCGCTGATTGTCACTTATTCTCGTAAACTCATGATAATTCGATACGATCTGGCGCAGGCGACCTGCCCGGTTTGTGTACACAATGGCACATCGCTTGCTTCACGCCGGTGAAGATTCGTTGCCGGAGTTTTTTGCGCCATGGGGGCCGACCAGCCTGAGACGATAGCCGCGATCGTGGCCGCGCATCGCGCGGGCACGCTGACGCCGGCCCAGACCGTCGCACGAACCTATCGGCGCATCCGCGACCATGGCGACGATGCCGTCTTCATCAGCCTGCGCGACGAGAAGGACGCAATCGCGGAGGCCGAGAAGCTCGCGGCGCGAAAGGATGCGGCGAACCTGCCGCTCTACGGCGTGCCGGTTGCCGTGAAAGACAATATCGACGCGCTGGGCTTTCCGACCACGGCCGCCTGCCCGGCCTTCTCCTACACGCCGACGCATGACTCGACGGCAGTCGAGCGCCTGCGCGCGGCCGGCGCCATCATCATCGGCAAGACCAATCTCGACCAGTTCGCAACCGGCCTCGTCGGCGTGCGCTCGCCTTACGGCATTCCCAAAAATCCGATCCGTGAGGATCTCATTCCCGGCGGGTCGAGCTCGGGCTCGGCAACCGCCGTCGGCGCCGGCCTCGTGCCGCTGTCGCTCGGCACCGACACTGCGGGAAGCGGCCGCGTGCCGGCGATGCTCAACAACATCGTCGGGCTGAAGCCAAGCCTCGGCATGATCTCGACCGCAGGACTCGTGCCGGCGTGCCGTACGCTCGATTGCATCTCGGTATTCGCCCTCACGGTGGACGATGCCGCGCTCGCGCTTTCCGTGATGGCCGGGCCGGATCAGGCCGATCCGTTCTCGCGCGACCGGCCGTTTGGCGCGATGACGCCCTTCCCGGCCAACGTTCGCTTGGGCGTGCCGCGCAACGGGCAGCTGATCTTCTTCGGCGACAAGAAATCGGAGGCCGCCTATGGCGAGGCGTTGAAGCGCTGGACGGCGCTCGGCGCGACGCTCGTCGAGTTCGACCTCGAGCCGTTCTACGAGACCGCGCGGCTGCTCTATGAGGGCCCCTGGGTCGCCGAGCGCTATCTCGTGATCCGCAATCTCCTGGCCTCCACGCCCGATGCGATCCACCCGGTGACGCGCGAGATCACCGCCGCCGGCGCGCGGCTTACCGCCGCCGAAACCTTCTCCGCACTCTACCGGCTACAAGGCCTGCGCAAGATCGCTGAGCGCGCGTTTGCGCATATGGATGCGCTGGTGGTGCCGACGGCGCCCACGGTGTATTCGACCGCGCAGGTGCTCGCCAACCCGATCGAGCTCAACAGTCGGCTCGGCACCTACACCAACTTCGTCAACCTGCTCGATCTCTGTGGCCTCGCGCTGCCGGCTTCGATGCGCGCCGACGGCGTGCCCTTCGGCATCACGCTGCTCGCACCCGCCGGCCGCGATGGGTTCCTTGCGAGCATCGGCCGCGTATTTCACGCCGACACCAAGCTCAGCGTTGGCGCGAAGGGCGTGGCGCGAGCACCGCTCGCTCCGCTGCCGGCCAGCGGCGCCGACGAGATTCCGATTGCGGTCGTCGGCGCGCATCTGTCGGGCATGGCGCTGAACGGCGAATTGAAGGCGCTGAACGCACGCCTGATCGAAGCAACGAACACGGCGCCCGACTACAGGCTCTATGCGCTCGACACGACCCCGCCAAAGCCCGGCATGCTGCGCGTCGAGGCCGGCAAGGGATCGGCGATCGAGCTGGAGATCTGGTCCCTGTCGGCGTCCGCCTTCGGCAAGTTCGTCAACGCAATTCCCGCGCCGCTGTCGGTCGGCACCATCAAGCTCGCCGACGGTCGCAGCGTGAAGGGGTTTATCGTCGAGCCCGAAGTGCTCGGCGCAGCGCGCGACATCACAGCTTATGGCGGCTGGCGTGCCTATATGGCGGAAGCGGCGATGGCGTAACTTGCGTAGGGTGGTCCGCCGTAGCTCGAAGAGCGAAGGCGGAAGCGTGCCCACCATCGTGCCTCGGGTAAGATGGTGGGCACGGCGCTGCGCGCGTTTGGCTCCGACAACGCCACGCTACGGCGTCAAACCGACACCGCGTAGATCTCATACTCCCCGCGCACCAGTTCGATATGCGCGCGCATGGCGGCGGCGGCGCCTTGCTTGTCGCCGCGCATGATGGCGACGACGACGCGGTCATGTTCGGCTTGCGACTTGGCGAGCCGACCGAGATTGCGGAACTGGGCGCGGCGGAACGGCTGCACGCGCACGCGCGTGGCAAGCGTGATCTCGGCGATGTAGCCGTTGTGCGAGCCGGCATAAATCGCGTTGTGGAAGCGCTCGTTGACCTCGTGGAACCGCTCCGGATTGCCGGTGTAGCTCAGCACCCGCAGCTCCTCGTGAACGGCCTCCAGACCGTGGCGCTCGGCCGCCGACATCCGCTCGGCGGCAAGGCCGGCGCACAGGGCTTCCAACTCCGCCATCGCCTCGAACATGCTCGTCAGCCGCTCGATCGAAGGCTGCGCCACCACCGCTCCGCGATGGGCGCGCGCCTCGACGAGACCGCTTGCCACGAGCTGACGCAGCGCCTCGCGCACCGGCGTGCGCGAGACGTTGAAGCGCCGCGCGATGTCGGTCTCATCCAGCGGCGAGCCGGGCGGCAGGGTTCCGCGCACGATCTCGTCCGCGAGCTGAAGCCGCAGCTCCTCGGCGCGCGTGACCTTCTGCACCGAAGGCAGCGGCCGGTCGACGCGCGGCACTACCGTCTCAGTCGGCAGGGCTCCAGGCGTAAGATCGTCAAGCGTCATGCGATCAGGTCTCTTTCGGCTCGTCGATGATGCTGACATGGGCGGCGACGATGCGCCAGCCCTCGGGGAAACGGACCCAGGTCTGCATCTGCCGGCCGACCTTACCCTGCATGGTGTCGCGATAGAACAGCGTGGACGCGACCGCGGTGTCGCGGCCGTAACTGCTGATCACGGTTTTCGCGGTGCGGCGGTTCAGCCCGACCGGCGAGCGCGCGGCGCGAAAGCCGGAGATCGCCTCATAGCCGTAGAGGTTCTCGCCTATGCCGTAGCGCAAGGTGCGCGGGTCGTTGCGGAAGAGCTCGCCGAGCACGGCGACGTCGTTGGTGACCAGAGCCGTCTCGTAGCGCTCGAAAGCGGCTTTGACCTCCGCAATCACGTCGGGAAGATCGATCTCCATCTCAAAACCCTCTGGGCGACGGCACGGTTACCACGCCCATCCGTTCCAATGCGTACGCAACACGCAGCGCGATATCCTCGCGCCAGGGCGCCGTGATGATCTGCACGCCGATCGGCAGCGGCTCGAGCGGCACGGGCACCGCAACCACGGGCAGACCGATGAACGAGATCGGCTGGGTATGGATGCCGATATTGGCGCGCACCGGCAATTCGACGCCGTCGAGCGTGAACGTCGCCTGCCCGAGCTTTGGCGCCGTGCAGGGCGTCGCGGGCGCGAGCAGCACGTCGACCGATTTGAAGATTTCCGCGAGCTGCGCGCGATACCAGCGGCGGAATTTCTGCGCGCGGTCGACCAGCGCCGCCGGCACCATGGCGCCCGCGATCAGCCGGTCCCGCACCGCGGGGTCGAAGTCATCGGGACGCGCGCGCAGGCGATCGAGATGCAGCGAAGCGCCTTCGGTCGTCGTGATGACATAGGCCGCCGCGCGGGCGCGCGCGGCTTCGGGAATGTCGACCACGCGCGTTGCATCGAGCGCCTTGGCGACGCGGCTCACGGCTTCGACCGCTTCGGGGAAGACGTTCTTCCGAAAATGGCCGCCGGCAATTGCGACGCGCAGACCCGAGATGGATTCGCCGAGCAATGGCGTCACCGGCTCGATACCACGCGTGGTGCAGGCGGCATCGTCGGCATCCGGGCCCTGCATCGCGTCGTAAGCAAGCGCGAGGTCGGTGACGGAGCGCGCGAACGGACCGAGATGGTCGAGGCTCGCCACGAACGGAAACGAGCGCGCGCGCGACAGCCGGCCGTAGGTCGGCTTCAGGCCAAAGATGCCGCAGAACGACGAGGGCACGCGGATCGAGCCATTGGTATCCGAGCCCAGCGCGATCGGCACCAGCGCGCCGCCGACGGCGCTGCCCGAGCCGCCGGAAGAGCCGCCGCTCATCCGTGTCGTATCATGCGGATTGCGCGAGGGGCCGTCATGAACGTTTTCGCCGGTGAAGTCGTAGGCGTATTCGCCCATGTTGAGCGCGCCGACCAGCACGGCGCCTGCGGCTTCCATCCGTTCGATCAGCGTGGCATCGCGCGTGGCAGGCGTGCGGTCGCGGTTGATCTTCGAGCCGGCGCGCGTCGGCAGGCCCGCAACGTCGAACAGGTTCTTCACCGCAAACGGGACACCTGCGAGCGGGCCGACCTTTTTGCCGGCCGCGATGTCGGCATCGATCGCGCGCGCTTTGGCGCGAGCGCGATCGGCGGTGACGTCGGTGAAGGAATTGAGAATCGTGTCGTGCCGCTTGATGCGGGCGAGCGCTGCGTCGGTCGCATCGATCGCGGACAGCTTGCCGCCCGCCACTGCCCTGGCAATCTCCGCAGCCGTCGCTTCGGGAGCTGTCGTCATGGCAACATCAGGCGCTGAACACGGGCGCCGGCTCGGTCTCGTCCGGCAGCGCGAATTCGTCGACGAGGCGGGCGAGCCGCAGCGAGACTTCGAGGTTGGCGCGAATGGCCGGCCTCCAGGCCTCCTCGATCGGCAATGCCAGCGCTTTCGCGACGGCGTCGATATAATCGTCCAGTGGTTCGGCGGCCATCACGCTCCCAAAGCAGGCTCTCCAGGTTGTTATTTGAGCATGATCTTTTCGGAAAAGTCTTCGCACTTTTCCGGATCACGCCCTAGTGCACCGGCAACGGCGGATGCGGAATCGCCGTCAGCAGCTCCTTCGTGTAGTCGTCCTGCGGATCGCTGAGGACCTTTTCGGAAGTCCCCTCTTCCA
This genomic interval from Bradyrhizobium sp. CB82 contains the following:
- a CDS encoding NAD(P)/FAD-dependent oxidoreductase; translated protein: MTAKPHHVVIVGAGFGGLETTYRLAGSPVEITLIDRRNHHLFQPLLYQVATASLATSDIAWPVRHLMRARREVTTLFATVSGVDAERRAVLLDDGSEVPYDTLVLATGVRHAYFGHDEWEQFAPGLKTLEDATTLRRHILVAFERAERETDPARRAARLTFVIIGAGPTGVELAGTIAEMAHHTLPGDFRNIDTRKARVVLIEAGPRVLAGFADDLSAYARASLEKIGVEVVLGQPVTEVDRDGVVYGGKRLNAKTKIWAAGVRASPAAEWLNAPADRAGRVEVADDLTVPGHPDVFAIGDTVTIPAWDGKPVPGIAPAAKQQGRYVANLIKARLRGEKLGPFRYTHAGSLAQIGKRLAVIDFGRVKLRGAIAWWIWGIAHIYFLIGLRHRLAVALTWLWIYVRDQRAARLITQGSSKVVG
- a CDS encoding tannase/feruloyl esterase family alpha/beta hydrolase — protein: MRPGLLSAVALAALLGSTALVRAEGAGCSPVTTASLSVSGVEIVASKLQEADNGLPKHCIVTGLANQRTGADGKSYAIQFELRLPAEWNGRFLHQVNGGNDGVVIPALGDKPDGWTSGGTVPLARGFAVLSSDSGHSGSDPANKPLGLAAGAAFGLDPQARRDYGYAADMTLSPVAKKIIALHYGRQPDRSYMAGCSNGGRHAMVAASRMPENYDGFLVGNPGFDLPRAAVQHAWDVQAFLKADQDLRKSITKEDAQLVASRITEACDALDGAKDSLTSNLAACQKAFDLKSLVCAPGQTKSCLSEAKVDALKTSLAGPKNSKGEALYSDWPLDGGIGTGNWRAWKVESPVAPWNNFPIIATMGAASLNYIFSTPPVAVEGSSDKLIDALKAYDFDKDAPKIFAKDGMFTESAMDFMTPPDVDDPKLADLQKAGHKMLIYHGQADPVFSVNDTIRWYDRLNKNALGNANNFARLFTMPGGTHCGGGVTLDKFDALTALTDWVEQGKAPERIVASINPANKEVPAAWSANRTRPLCPYPSFAAYSGTGDVEDAANFVCKTP
- a CDS encoding feruloyl-CoA synthase, giving the protein MSMAAARGEASSLFATPKTTAEHRADGSILLRSPEPLREAVRCIGDWLEQWARQTPDRIFLAERGEADAPWTTITYTQALRQVRALASWILAEGLSTERPLVILSDNSIDHALLALAAQHVGVPSAAISPAYSLMSRDFDKLRSMIGLLQPGAIYVSDIKPFAAALAAIRPLHQAEIVSANADDSNALSFRALAATPESADVATAFAAVTPDTIAKFLFTSGSTGSPKAVINTQRMLTSNQQAKAQTWTFLEHSRDDFVILDWLPWSHTFGANHNFNMVLRNGGSLYIDSGKPAPGLFATSLANLKSVTPTVYFNVPRGFDMLIAALRSDEELRRRFFGGVKFAFYAGAALPQNLWDALEELSIKTVGRALPMVSAWGSTETSPLATDCHFLAERSGNIGVPVPGTELKLVTSGDKLEVRVRGPNVTPGYWKAPDLTKQAFDEEGFYLIGDAVKLADSARPERGLFFDGRVAEDFKLNSGTWVSVGTLRVAGIAALAPLAQDIVVTGHGGDEVRFLVFPNVAGCRAQAGLPDTAAVSEVLGHDKVRSAIAQGLAKLKAQGANSSGHATRALLLAEPPSVDGGEITDKGYINQRAVLTRRAAAMARLNDDASAEWIGWAG
- a CDS encoding MarR family transcriptional regulator, which produces MTASAGRNELPARGPRQRAGNGAARPDDADEAGLDALVGHAGYAVRRFQIWIFQDFIRTLAAVDIRPTQYSVMTVIGANPGLSQMAVAKRLGIERARLVHLLDGLERRKLVRRIKSKTDRRSHALHLTAQGELSLAKFKQLAAEHERHVEEKIGKANRERLLHILAGFT
- the atzF gene encoding allophanate hydrolase, which codes for MGADQPETIAAIVAAHRAGTLTPAQTVARTYRRIRDHGDDAVFISLRDEKDAIAEAEKLAARKDAANLPLYGVPVAVKDNIDALGFPTTAACPAFSYTPTHDSTAVERLRAAGAIIIGKTNLDQFATGLVGVRSPYGIPKNPIREDLIPGGSSSGSATAVGAGLVPLSLGTDTAGSGRVPAMLNNIVGLKPSLGMISTAGLVPACRTLDCISVFALTVDDAALALSVMAGPDQADPFSRDRPFGAMTPFPANVRLGVPRNGQLIFFGDKKSEAAYGEALKRWTALGATLVEFDLEPFYETARLLYEGPWVAERYLVIRNLLASTPDAIHPVTREITAAGARLTAAETFSALYRLQGLRKIAERAFAHMDALVVPTAPTVYSTAQVLANPIELNSRLGTYTNFVNLLDLCGLALPASMRADGVPFGITLLAPAGRDGFLASIGRVFHADTKLSVGAKGVARAPLAPLPASGADEIPIAVVGAHLSGMALNGELKALNARLIEATNTAPDYRLYALDTTPPKPGMLRVEAGKGSAIELEIWSLSASAFGKFVNAIPAPLSVGTIKLADGRSVKGFIVEPEVLGAARDITAYGGWRAYMAEAAMA
- a CDS encoding GntR family transcriptional regulator; this translates as MTLDDLTPGALPTETVVPRVDRPLPSVQKVTRAEELRLQLADEIVRGTLPPGSPLDETDIARRFNVSRTPVREALRQLVASGLVEARAHRGAVVAQPSIERLTSMFEAMAELEALCAGLAAERMSAAERHGLEAVHEELRVLSYTGNPERFHEVNERFHNAIYAGSHNGYIAEITLATRVRVQPFRRAQFRNLGRLAKSQAEHDRVVVAIMRGDKQGAAAAMRAHIELVRGEYEIYAVSV
- the hpxZ gene encoding oxalurate catabolism protein HpxZ, whose amino-acid sequence is MEIDLPDVIAEVKAAFERYETALVTNDVAVLGELFRNDPRTLRYGIGENLYGYEAISGFRAARSPVGLNRRTAKTVISSYGRDTAVASTLFYRDTMQGKVGRQMQTWVRFPEGWRIVAAHVSIIDEPKET
- a CDS encoding AtzE family amidohydrolase yields the protein MTTAPEATAAEIARAVAGGKLSAIDATDAALARIKRHDTILNSFTDVTADRARAKARAIDADIAAGKKVGPLAGVPFAVKNLFDVAGLPTRAGSKINRDRTPATRDATLIERMEAAGAVLVGALNMGEYAYDFTGENVHDGPSRNPHDTTRMSGGSSGGSGSAVGGALVPIALGSDTNGSIRVPSSFCGIFGLKPTYGRLSRARSFPFVASLDHLGPFARSVTDLALAYDAMQGPDADDAACTTRGIEPVTPLLGESISGLRVAIAGGHFRKNVFPEAVEAVSRVAKALDATRVVDIPEAARARAAAYVITTTEGASLHLDRLRARPDDFDPAVRDRLIAGAMVPAALVDRAQKFRRWYRAQLAEIFKSVDVLLAPATPCTAPKLGQATFTLDGVELPVRANIGIHTQPISFIGLPVVAVPVPLEPLPIGVQIITAPWREDIALRVAYALERMGVVTVPSPRGF
- a CDS encoding DUF4089 domain-containing protein, with the protein product MAAEPLDDYIDAVAKALALPIEEAWRPAIRANLEVSLRLARLVDEFALPDETEPAPVFSA